From one Melospiza melodia melodia isolate bMelMel2 chromosome 6, bMelMel2.pri, whole genome shotgun sequence genomic stretch:
- the RHOV gene encoding rho-related GTP-binding protein RhoV, producing the protein MPPQELLDYPPAVRRHSPSRGSGPELGIKCVLVGDGAVGKTSLVVSYTTNGYPDEYQPTALDTFSVQVLVDGAPVRIQLWDTAGQEDFDCLRSLCYPDTDVFLVCFSVVNPSSFQNITEKWIPEIRTHNPRAPVLLVGTQADLRDDVNVLISLDRYHVKPVPRPQAEGLADKIRAEAYLECSALTQKNLKEVFDMAIVSGVEHKARQEKKMTAKGIKTLSKCRWKKFFCFV; encoded by the exons ATGCCTCCCCAGGAGCTCCTGGATTACCCGCCCGCCGTACGGAGACACAGCCCGTCCCGGGGCAGCGGCCCGGAGCTCGGAATCAAGTGCGTGCTGGTGGGCGATGGCGCCGTGGGGAAGACCAGCCTGGTGGTCAGCTACACCACCAACGGGTACCCCGACGAGTACCAGCCCACCGCCCTCGACACCTTCTCCG TGCAGGTCCTCGTGGATGGAGCCCCAGTCCGAATTCAGCTGTGGGACACTGCTGGACAG GAGGACTTTGACTGTTTGCGCTCGCTTTGTTACCCTGACACCGACGTCTTCCTTGTCTGCTTCAGTGTGGTAAACCCAAGCTCCTTCCAGAACATTACAGAGAAATGGATCCCTGAGATACGAACTCACAACCCGCGGGCGCCAGTGCTGCTCGTGGGGACACAGGCAGACCTGCGGGACGATGTCAATGTCCTCATCAGCCTGGATCGCTACCACGTGAAGCCCGTGCCCCGGCCTCAGGCAGAAGGTCTAGCTGACAAAATCCGGGCTGAAGCCTACCTGGAATGCTCAGCACTGACCCAGAAGAACCTTAAAGAAGTTTTTGACATGGCCATTGTCAGTGGTGTTGAGCACAAGGCACGTCAGGAAAAGAAGATGACTGCCAAAGGCATCAAGACTCTCTCTAAGTGCCGCTGGAAGAAGTTCTTTTGCTTTGTCTGA